In Vespa crabro chromosome 5, iyVesCrab1.2, whole genome shotgun sequence, a single window of DNA contains:
- the LOC124424100 gene encoding signal transducer and activator of transcription B-like isoform X2, with product MSAENHNLKVCCFCGLTEDNELEFGKFHEYHGIVTHYYCLLLSSNMEQKGNDNEGILGFLVEDIQKELRRGKRLICSYCKKNGATLGCCNTRCKRIFHFPCGLRAGTLHQFFGEFRSYCINHRPKQKIDEKKRKVIKENTDILCCICYDNVNPKNFIGTLWAPCCKKDAWFHRKCVQQLAMNAGYFFKCPLCNNKKEFQKAMLEYGIFIPSQDASWELEPNAFQELLYRHDRCDAVTCLCPKGRNYTSMNAKWELALCRTCGSQGIHMACGQLKWANPVWSCDECISILDKVKQSTKNVTETINITYRNIDTDTSDSEISVGGTQDKDDLPMLPYSHACPAPRSFKLTSNEISTNTTCENNCSSSSQNVSATSSVNFKIIKSKDKNMSQTDQENSVLQKDQEKSMVKTDEKKSVLEIDQEKSILETVQEKNVLQTKQNKNLQSMQPSISNRKVDVILIDSDEDDIEVINTSKRSNIGDQTLKKMALTTCDTRTKINNLDQSIDISCISSEMAGKINNKIEEEKKISDNLKTIEKYEIIDNIKNNTFSENENRKNSNNSSIMNIKITNVTSLSPEVFANVPDMKSSGNHKSLELYTSPSMNFSNSEDIQTKNTRLSSSECQCNDTGITSKRKHETNICVIGTHTNGIKTVVIDKSKKVKVNDLEENMKASSSAISYNGAKLQNDNPINVASSEKSVKNRSIYINQQIFTSNNYRKNKIFHTSSNKNIFPSMLQLTNHNTAESQINNTSSLISDQSTSEDVIVTHVRNSNTYQSLNTEKNFTNRKMMPSQNSDSLGIKNGIQSIFRQCDGNAGTSFASESTDNHAGTKNDRVNPKGASVKRKWTNLLQCTDSRGNVSDEHFQSNGCSVFSEIASNPNACDRPRLIPESVQLQDLKFKVRDSNNVQMILYDTFSVNIKMNTATKNHVKDSSTSVGVSNMENSLLKLDDESTDATCSRTSNLHLISDKDKRTSDTIYSKRIRR from the exons ATGTCTGCAGAAAACCATAATTTAAAAGTTTGTTGTTTCTGTGGTCTTACAGAAGACAATGAGTTAGAGTTTGGTAAATTTCATGAATATCATGGTATTGTTACACATTATTACTGTTTG ttattatcttcTAATATGGAACAGAAAGGTAATGATAACGAAGGTATTTTAGGATTTTTAGTAGAAGATATACAAAAGGAATTGCGCAGAGGAAAAAGATTG atatGCTCTTATTGTAAGAAAAATGGTGCTACGTTAGGATGTTGCAATACAAGGTGTAAAcgcatatttcattttccttgTGGCTTAAGAGCTGGAACTCTTCATCAATTTTTTGGTGAATTTAG ATCATATTGTATAAACCATAgaccaaaacaaaaaattgatgaaaaaaaaagaaaagtaattaaagaaaatactgATATATTGTGTTGTATTTGTTATGATAATGTTAATCCTAAGAATTTTATTGGGACATTATGGGCACCTTGTTGTAAAAAGGATGCTTGGTTTCATAGAAAATGTGTTCag CAATTAGCAATGAATGCtggttatttctttaaatgtccactatgtaataataaaaaagaatttcaaaaagCAATGCTAGAATATGGTATTTTTATTCCAAGTCA GGATGCATCTTGGGAACTTGAACCAAATGCATTTCAAGAACTTTTATATAGACATGACCGCTGTGATGCTGTGACATGTTTATGTCCAAAAGGCAGAAACTATACAAGCATGAATGC AAAATGGGAATTAGCTTTATGTAGAACATGTGGTTCCCAAGGAATTCATATGGCATGTGGCCAATTAAAATGGGCCAATCCTGTTTGGAGCTGTGATGAATGTATATCCATATTAG ATAAAGTAAAGCAGTCAACGAAGAATGTAACAGAAACAATAAA tATTACCTATCGTAACATAGACACAGATACCAGTGATTCAGAAATTTCTGTGGGTGGTACACAAGATAAAGATGACCTTCCTATGTTGCCATACTCACATGCATGTCCTGCACCTCGATCTTTTAAACTAAcatcaaatgaaatttcaacaaa TACTACATGTGAAAATAACTGTAGCAGTTCTAGTCAAAACGTGTCTGCAACATCATCAgtcaattttaaaataattaaatctaaagataaaaatatgtcACAAACAGATCAAGAAAACAGTGTATTACAAAAAGATCAAGAAAAAAGTATGGTAAAAactgacgaaaaaaaaagtgtattAGAAATAGatcaagaaaaaagtatattagaaacagttcaagaaaaaaatgtgttacaaacaaaacaaaacaaaaacttgCAAAGTATGCAACCATCGATTTCGAATAGAAAGGTTGATGTGATCTTGATCGATAGCGATGAAGATGACATTGAA GTCATTAATACTTCAAAAAGGTCAAACATTGGAGATCAAACTTTGAAGAAGATGGCCCTTACTACCTGTGATACAAGAactaaaataaacaatttggATCAATCTATAGATATTTCATGTATTTCATCAGAGATGGctggaaagataaataataaaattgaagaggaaaaaaaaatttcagataatttaaaaacaatagaaaaatatgaaattatagataatataaaaaataatacattttcagAAAATGAAAATCGTAAGAACTCTAATAATTCATCTATTATGAACATTAAAATTACTAATGTAACATCTTTATCACCCGAAGTTTTTGCAAATGTACCTGATATGAAAAGTTCAGGTAATCATAAATCATTAGAATTATATACTAGTCCTTCAATGAACTTCAGTAATTCCGAAGATATTCAAACTAAAAATACAAGATTATCATCTTCGGAATGTCAATGCAATGATACAGGAATAACCTCAAAGAGAAAGCATGAAACAAATATATGTGTAATTGGAACTCACACAAATGGAATAAAGACTGTGGTGATAGATAAAtctaaaaaagtaaaagtaaatgatttagaagaaaatatgaaagctTCATCTAGTGCTATTTCCTATAATGGAGCTAAACTGCAAAATGATAATCCAATTAATGTAGCATCATCGGAAAAAAGTGTGAAAAATAGAAGTATCTATATAAATCAACAAATTTTTAcatcaaataattatagaaagaataaaatttttcacacaagcagtaataaaaatatatttccttcAATGCTGCAATTAACAAATCATAATACAGCAGAAAGCCAAATTAACAATACTTCATCATTGATTTCTGATCAATCTACTAGTGAAGATGTAATTGTTACTCATGTTCGGAATAGTAATACATACCAATCATTGAAcacagaaaaaaattttactaacAGAAAAATGATGCCATCTCAAAATTCTGATAGTTTAGGAATTAAAAATGGAATACAATCCATTTTCAGACAG TGCGACGGGAATGCAGGGACCAGTTTTGCTAGTGAATCAACAGACAACCATGCCGGAACAAAAAATGATCGAGTTAATCCAAAAGGAGCATcagttaaaagaaaatggacAAACCTACTACAGTGTACCGATTCAAGAGGAAATGTCTCTGATGAACA tttcCAATCCAATGGATGCAGTGTGTTCTCCGAAATTGCAAGTAACCCTAACGCCTGTGATAGACCTAGACTGATACCAGAATCAGTACAATTACAAGATCTTAAATTTAAAGTTCGTGATTCTAATAATGTACAG ATGATCTTATATGATACGTTTTCTGTAAACATTAAAATGAACACTGCCACAAAAAATCATGTAAAAGATTCTTCCACGTCGGTAGGAGTATCAAACATGGAAAATTCATTATTGAAATTGGATGACGAATCAACAGATGCTACTTGCAGCCGCACTTCAAATCTTCATTTAATTAGCGATAAAGATAAGCGTACTTCCGATACAATT TATAGTAAACGTATTCGACGATAA
- the LOC124424100 gene encoding signal transducer and activator of transcription B-like isoform X1 translates to MSAENHNLKVCCFCGLTEDNELEFGKFHEYHGIVTHYYCLLLSSNMEQKGNDNEGILGFLVEDIQKELRRGKRLICSYCKKNGATLGCCNTRCKRIFHFPCGLRAGTLHQFFGEFRSYCINHRPKQKIDEKKRKVIKENTDILCCICYDNVNPKNFIGTLWAPCCKKDAWFHRKCVQQLAMNAGYFFKCPLCNNKKEFQKAMLEYGIFIPSQDASWELEPNAFQELLYRHDRCDAVTCLCPKGRNYTSMNAKWELALCRTCGSQGIHMACGQLKWANPVWSCDECISILDKVKQSTKNVTETINITYRNIDTDTSDSEISVGGTQDKDDLPMLPYSHACPAPRSFKLTSNEISTNTTCENNCSSSSQNVSATSSVNFKIIKSKDKNMSQTDQENSVLQKDQEKSMVKTDEKKSVLEIDQEKSILETVQEKNVLQTKQNKNLQSMQPSISNRKVDVILIDSDEDDIEVINTSKRSNIGDQTLKKMALTTCDTRTKINNLDQSIDISCISSEMAGKINNKIEEEKKISDNLKTIEKYEIIDNIKNNTFSENENRKNSNNSSIMNIKITNVTSLSPEVFANVPDMKSSGNHKSLELYTSPSMNFSNSEDIQTKNTRLSSSECQCNDTGITSKRKHETNICVIGTHTNGIKTVVIDKSKKVKVNDLEENMKASSSAISYNGAKLQNDNPINVASSEKSVKNRSIYINQQIFTSNNYRKNKIFHTSSNKNIFPSMLQLTNHNTAESQINNTSSLISDQSTSEDVIVTHVRNSNTYQSLNTEKNFTNRKMMPSQNSDSLGIKNGIQSIFRQCDGNAGTSFASESTDNHAGTKNDRVNPKGASVKRKWTNLLQCTDSRGNVSDEHFQSNGCSVFSEIASNPNACDRPRLIPESVQLQDLKFKVRDSNNVQMILYDTFSVNIKMNTATKNHVKDSSTSVGVSNMENSLLKLDDESTDATCSRTSNLHLISDKDKRTSDTIVSKNVIKQRDNVKENFNPITQTFFANIK, encoded by the exons ATGTCTGCAGAAAACCATAATTTAAAAGTTTGTTGTTTCTGTGGTCTTACAGAAGACAATGAGTTAGAGTTTGGTAAATTTCATGAATATCATGGTATTGTTACACATTATTACTGTTTG ttattatcttcTAATATGGAACAGAAAGGTAATGATAACGAAGGTATTTTAGGATTTTTAGTAGAAGATATACAAAAGGAATTGCGCAGAGGAAAAAGATTG atatGCTCTTATTGTAAGAAAAATGGTGCTACGTTAGGATGTTGCAATACAAGGTGTAAAcgcatatttcattttccttgTGGCTTAAGAGCTGGAACTCTTCATCAATTTTTTGGTGAATTTAG ATCATATTGTATAAACCATAgaccaaaacaaaaaattgatgaaaaaaaaagaaaagtaattaaagaaaatactgATATATTGTGTTGTATTTGTTATGATAATGTTAATCCTAAGAATTTTATTGGGACATTATGGGCACCTTGTTGTAAAAAGGATGCTTGGTTTCATAGAAAATGTGTTCag CAATTAGCAATGAATGCtggttatttctttaaatgtccactatgtaataataaaaaagaatttcaaaaagCAATGCTAGAATATGGTATTTTTATTCCAAGTCA GGATGCATCTTGGGAACTTGAACCAAATGCATTTCAAGAACTTTTATATAGACATGACCGCTGTGATGCTGTGACATGTTTATGTCCAAAAGGCAGAAACTATACAAGCATGAATGC AAAATGGGAATTAGCTTTATGTAGAACATGTGGTTCCCAAGGAATTCATATGGCATGTGGCCAATTAAAATGGGCCAATCCTGTTTGGAGCTGTGATGAATGTATATCCATATTAG ATAAAGTAAAGCAGTCAACGAAGAATGTAACAGAAACAATAAA tATTACCTATCGTAACATAGACACAGATACCAGTGATTCAGAAATTTCTGTGGGTGGTACACAAGATAAAGATGACCTTCCTATGTTGCCATACTCACATGCATGTCCTGCACCTCGATCTTTTAAACTAAcatcaaatgaaatttcaacaaa TACTACATGTGAAAATAACTGTAGCAGTTCTAGTCAAAACGTGTCTGCAACATCATCAgtcaattttaaaataattaaatctaaagataaaaatatgtcACAAACAGATCAAGAAAACAGTGTATTACAAAAAGATCAAGAAAAAAGTATGGTAAAAactgacgaaaaaaaaagtgtattAGAAATAGatcaagaaaaaagtatattagaaacagttcaagaaaaaaatgtgttacaaacaaaacaaaacaaaaacttgCAAAGTATGCAACCATCGATTTCGAATAGAAAGGTTGATGTGATCTTGATCGATAGCGATGAAGATGACATTGAA GTCATTAATACTTCAAAAAGGTCAAACATTGGAGATCAAACTTTGAAGAAGATGGCCCTTACTACCTGTGATACAAGAactaaaataaacaatttggATCAATCTATAGATATTTCATGTATTTCATCAGAGATGGctggaaagataaataataaaattgaagaggaaaaaaaaatttcagataatttaaaaacaatagaaaaatatgaaattatagataatataaaaaataatacattttcagAAAATGAAAATCGTAAGAACTCTAATAATTCATCTATTATGAACATTAAAATTACTAATGTAACATCTTTATCACCCGAAGTTTTTGCAAATGTACCTGATATGAAAAGTTCAGGTAATCATAAATCATTAGAATTATATACTAGTCCTTCAATGAACTTCAGTAATTCCGAAGATATTCAAACTAAAAATACAAGATTATCATCTTCGGAATGTCAATGCAATGATACAGGAATAACCTCAAAGAGAAAGCATGAAACAAATATATGTGTAATTGGAACTCACACAAATGGAATAAAGACTGTGGTGATAGATAAAtctaaaaaagtaaaagtaaatgatttagaagaaaatatgaaagctTCATCTAGTGCTATTTCCTATAATGGAGCTAAACTGCAAAATGATAATCCAATTAATGTAGCATCATCGGAAAAAAGTGTGAAAAATAGAAGTATCTATATAAATCAACAAATTTTTAcatcaaataattatagaaagaataaaatttttcacacaagcagtaataaaaatatatttccttcAATGCTGCAATTAACAAATCATAATACAGCAGAAAGCCAAATTAACAATACTTCATCATTGATTTCTGATCAATCTACTAGTGAAGATGTAATTGTTACTCATGTTCGGAATAGTAATACATACCAATCATTGAAcacagaaaaaaattttactaacAGAAAAATGATGCCATCTCAAAATTCTGATAGTTTAGGAATTAAAAATGGAATACAATCCATTTTCAGACAG TGCGACGGGAATGCAGGGACCAGTTTTGCTAGTGAATCAACAGACAACCATGCCGGAACAAAAAATGATCGAGTTAATCCAAAAGGAGCATcagttaaaagaaaatggacAAACCTACTACAGTGTACCGATTCAAGAGGAAATGTCTCTGATGAACA tttcCAATCCAATGGATGCAGTGTGTTCTCCGAAATTGCAAGTAACCCTAACGCCTGTGATAGACCTAGACTGATACCAGAATCAGTACAATTACAAGATCTTAAATTTAAAGTTCGTGATTCTAATAATGTACAG ATGATCTTATATGATACGTTTTCTGTAAACATTAAAATGAACACTGCCACAAAAAATCATGTAAAAGATTCTTCCACGTCGGTAGGAGTATCAAACATGGAAAATTCATTATTGAAATTGGATGACGAATCAACAGATGCTACTTGCAGCCGCACTTCAAATCTTCATTTAATTAGCGATAAAGATAAGCGTACTTCCGATACAATTgtaagtaaaaacgttattaagCAACGTGATaatgtgaaagaaaattttaatcctATTACACAAACATTTTTTgccaatatcaaataa
- the LOC124424100 gene encoding signal transducer and activator of transcription B-like isoform X3 — MSAENHNLKVCCFCGLTEDNELEFGKFHEYHGIVTHYYCLLLSSNMEQKGNDNEGILGFLVEDIQKELRRGKRLICSYCKKNGATLGCCNTRCKRIFHFPCGLRAGTLHQFFGEFRSYCINHRPKQKIDEKKRKVIKENTDILCCICYDNVNPKNFIGTLWAPCCKKDAWFHRKCVQQLAMNAGYFFKCPLCNNKKEFQKAMLEYGIFIPSQDASWELEPNAFQELLYRHDRCDAVTCLCPKGRNYTSMNAKWELALCRTCGSQGIHMACGQLKWANPVWSCDECISILDKVKQSTKNVTETINITYRNIDTDTSDSEISVGGTQDKDDLPMLPYSHACPAPRSFKLTSNEISTNTTCENNCSSSSQNVSATSSVNFKIIKSKDKNMSQTDQENSVLQKDQEKSMVKTDEKKSVLEIDQEKSILETVQEKNVLQTKQNKNLQSMQPSISNRKVDVILIDSDEDDIEVINTSKRSNIGDQTLKKMALTTCDTRTKINNLDQSIDISCISSEMAGKINNKIEEEKKISDNLKTIEKYEIIDNIKNNTFSENENRKNSNNSSIMNIKITNVTSLSPEVFANVPDMKSSGNHKSLELYTSPSMNFSNSEDIQTKNTRLSSSECQCNDTGITSKRKHETNICVIGTHTNGIKTVVIDKSKKVKVNDLEENMKASSSAISYNGAKLQNDNPINVASSEKSVKNRSIYINQQIFTSNNYRKNKIFHTSSNKNIFPSMLQLTNHNTAESQINNTSSLISDQSTSEDVIVTHVRNSNTYQSLNTEKNFTNRKMMPSQNSDSLGIKNGIQSIFRQCDGNAGTSFASESTDNHAGTKNDRVNPKGASVKRKWTNLLQCTDSRGNVSDEHFQSNGCSVFSEIASNPNACDRPRLIPESVQLQDLKFKVRDSNNVQMILYDTFSVNIKMNTATKNHVKDSSTSVGVSNMENSLLKLDDESTDATCSRTSNLHLISDKDKRTSDTIISN; from the exons ATGTCTGCAGAAAACCATAATTTAAAAGTTTGTTGTTTCTGTGGTCTTACAGAAGACAATGAGTTAGAGTTTGGTAAATTTCATGAATATCATGGTATTGTTACACATTATTACTGTTTG ttattatcttcTAATATGGAACAGAAAGGTAATGATAACGAAGGTATTTTAGGATTTTTAGTAGAAGATATACAAAAGGAATTGCGCAGAGGAAAAAGATTG atatGCTCTTATTGTAAGAAAAATGGTGCTACGTTAGGATGTTGCAATACAAGGTGTAAAcgcatatttcattttccttgTGGCTTAAGAGCTGGAACTCTTCATCAATTTTTTGGTGAATTTAG ATCATATTGTATAAACCATAgaccaaaacaaaaaattgatgaaaaaaaaagaaaagtaattaaagaaaatactgATATATTGTGTTGTATTTGTTATGATAATGTTAATCCTAAGAATTTTATTGGGACATTATGGGCACCTTGTTGTAAAAAGGATGCTTGGTTTCATAGAAAATGTGTTCag CAATTAGCAATGAATGCtggttatttctttaaatgtccactatgtaataataaaaaagaatttcaaaaagCAATGCTAGAATATGGTATTTTTATTCCAAGTCA GGATGCATCTTGGGAACTTGAACCAAATGCATTTCAAGAACTTTTATATAGACATGACCGCTGTGATGCTGTGACATGTTTATGTCCAAAAGGCAGAAACTATACAAGCATGAATGC AAAATGGGAATTAGCTTTATGTAGAACATGTGGTTCCCAAGGAATTCATATGGCATGTGGCCAATTAAAATGGGCCAATCCTGTTTGGAGCTGTGATGAATGTATATCCATATTAG ATAAAGTAAAGCAGTCAACGAAGAATGTAACAGAAACAATAAA tATTACCTATCGTAACATAGACACAGATACCAGTGATTCAGAAATTTCTGTGGGTGGTACACAAGATAAAGATGACCTTCCTATGTTGCCATACTCACATGCATGTCCTGCACCTCGATCTTTTAAACTAAcatcaaatgaaatttcaacaaa TACTACATGTGAAAATAACTGTAGCAGTTCTAGTCAAAACGTGTCTGCAACATCATCAgtcaattttaaaataattaaatctaaagataaaaatatgtcACAAACAGATCAAGAAAACAGTGTATTACAAAAAGATCAAGAAAAAAGTATGGTAAAAactgacgaaaaaaaaagtgtattAGAAATAGatcaagaaaaaagtatattagaaacagttcaagaaaaaaatgtgttacaaacaaaacaaaacaaaaacttgCAAAGTATGCAACCATCGATTTCGAATAGAAAGGTTGATGTGATCTTGATCGATAGCGATGAAGATGACATTGAA GTCATTAATACTTCAAAAAGGTCAAACATTGGAGATCAAACTTTGAAGAAGATGGCCCTTACTACCTGTGATACAAGAactaaaataaacaatttggATCAATCTATAGATATTTCATGTATTTCATCAGAGATGGctggaaagataaataataaaattgaagaggaaaaaaaaatttcagataatttaaaaacaatagaaaaatatgaaattatagataatataaaaaataatacattttcagAAAATGAAAATCGTAAGAACTCTAATAATTCATCTATTATGAACATTAAAATTACTAATGTAACATCTTTATCACCCGAAGTTTTTGCAAATGTACCTGATATGAAAAGTTCAGGTAATCATAAATCATTAGAATTATATACTAGTCCTTCAATGAACTTCAGTAATTCCGAAGATATTCAAACTAAAAATACAAGATTATCATCTTCGGAATGTCAATGCAATGATACAGGAATAACCTCAAAGAGAAAGCATGAAACAAATATATGTGTAATTGGAACTCACACAAATGGAATAAAGACTGTGGTGATAGATAAAtctaaaaaagtaaaagtaaatgatttagaagaaaatatgaaagctTCATCTAGTGCTATTTCCTATAATGGAGCTAAACTGCAAAATGATAATCCAATTAATGTAGCATCATCGGAAAAAAGTGTGAAAAATAGAAGTATCTATATAAATCAACAAATTTTTAcatcaaataattatagaaagaataaaatttttcacacaagcagtaataaaaatatatttccttcAATGCTGCAATTAACAAATCATAATACAGCAGAAAGCCAAATTAACAATACTTCATCATTGATTTCTGATCAATCTACTAGTGAAGATGTAATTGTTACTCATGTTCGGAATAGTAATACATACCAATCATTGAAcacagaaaaaaattttactaacAGAAAAATGATGCCATCTCAAAATTCTGATAGTTTAGGAATTAAAAATGGAATACAATCCATTTTCAGACAG TGCGACGGGAATGCAGGGACCAGTTTTGCTAGTGAATCAACAGACAACCATGCCGGAACAAAAAATGATCGAGTTAATCCAAAAGGAGCATcagttaaaagaaaatggacAAACCTACTACAGTGTACCGATTCAAGAGGAAATGTCTCTGATGAACA tttcCAATCCAATGGATGCAGTGTGTTCTCCGAAATTGCAAGTAACCCTAACGCCTGTGATAGACCTAGACTGATACCAGAATCAGTACAATTACAAGATCTTAAATTTAAAGTTCGTGATTCTAATAATGTACAG ATGATCTTATATGATACGTTTTCTGTAAACATTAAAATGAACACTGCCACAAAAAATCATGTAAAAGATTCTTCCACGTCGGTAGGAGTATCAAACATGGAAAATTCATTATTGAAATTGGATGACGAATCAACAGATGCTACTTGCAGCCGCACTTCAAATCTTCATTTAATTAGCGATAAAGATAAGCGTACTTCCGATACAATT ATATCAAATTGA